The proteins below are encoded in one region of Fimbriimonadaceae bacterium:
- a CDS encoding ABC transporter permease, with translation MGVWESVRVAFDMLRLHKLRAFLTMLGVIIGVMSVTLIVMVSGGFQHFLTYEIKKLGSDTIIVFFDPSRMKKGEAVGGIEGLTMDDVHEIESQVSSIEIASPIYQVPLNTVKNGDRTLKNARIMATDEKQAELSRVAIEKGRHMTKRDIETSANVCVVGDEVVSRLFQKEDPLGKLVTFQGITLEVVGVMARVDIMGQTNGRDVWVPVTTTQQKWMGGKYLSYITARPKEGFTVQQAMDDVWRYLMRKSGNKEIYRVDSRESIIAVLGGIVVAAGVLLSGVAALSLLVGGIGIMNIMLVSVTERTREIGLRKAVGAPRMAVLTQFLVESAILSLVGGLIGMGLAFLVGQLITFGTAQAKWPAAGGLLMPFPITVALIAAGFSALIGVVFGIYPAARAAGLSPIEALRTE, from the coding sequence ATGGGAGTTTGGGAATCTGTCCGCGTCGCGTTCGACATGCTGCGCCTGCACAAGTTACGGGCGTTCCTGACCATGCTCGGCGTGATCATCGGCGTCATGAGCGTCACGCTCATCGTCATGGTCTCGGGCGGTTTCCAGCACTTCCTCACCTACGAGATCAAGAAACTGGGTAGCGACACCATCATCGTTTTCTTCGACCCCTCGCGCATGAAGAAAGGGGAAGCGGTGGGTGGCATCGAGGGCTTGACGATGGACGACGTCCATGAGATCGAGAGCCAAGTGAGCTCGATAGAGATCGCGTCGCCGATCTACCAGGTGCCGCTGAACACAGTCAAGAACGGGGACCGCACGCTGAAGAACGCCCGTATCATGGCGACGGACGAAAAGCAAGCGGAATTGAGCCGCGTCGCGATCGAGAAGGGCCGTCACATGACCAAGCGCGATATCGAAACCAGCGCGAACGTTTGTGTCGTGGGCGACGAGGTCGTCTCGCGGCTCTTTCAAAAAGAGGACCCGCTCGGCAAGCTCGTGACGTTTCAGGGGATCACCCTGGAGGTCGTCGGCGTGATGGCGCGGGTGGACATCATGGGCCAGACAAACGGCCGCGACGTTTGGGTCCCCGTCACCACGACGCAGCAAAAGTGGATGGGGGGAAAGTACCTCAGCTATATCACGGCGCGCCCCAAGGAGGGTTTCACCGTCCAGCAAGCGATGGACGACGTGTGGCGCTACCTCATGCGTAAGTCGGGGAACAAGGAGATTTATCGCGTCGACTCGCGGGAATCGATCATCGCCGTGCTCGGCGGCATCGTGGTGGCCGCGGGCGTCCTGCTCTCCGGAGTCGCGGCGCTTTCCCTGCTCGTCGGCGGGATCGGCATCATGAACATCATGCTGGTCTCGGTGACGGAACGGACGCGGGAGATCGGCCTGCGCAAGGCGGTGGGCGCGCCGAGAATGGCCGTGCTGACCCAGTTCCTGGTCGAGAGCGCCATCCTGTCGCTGGTCGGCGGGTTGATCGGCATGGGCCTGGCCTTTCTCGTGGGACAGCTGATCACCTTCGGCACTGCGCAAGCAAAGTGGCCCGCCGCCGGCGGCCTTCTCATGCCCTTCCCGATCACGGTCGCGCTCATCGCGGCGGGCTTCTCTGCACTGATCGGCGTGGTCTTCGGGATCTACCCGGCGGCCCGGGCCGCTGGCCTGAGCCCCATCGAAGCCCTCCGCACAGAATAA
- a CDS encoding sigma-70 family RNA polymerase sigma factor: MRTHSRHSYVDANKHMLLDDQEPNAEELLELEELEEEEETEEKPPDDSEELEMWMRQTRRAHLLTPAQEEHLAKRVQAKDLAESGKWSKVAELMNLERDHEWDDWERKEVMKLGTQAKQQLIESNLRLVVSIAKKYNARGIPLADLIQEGNLGLIRAVEKFDWRKGFRFSTYATWWIRRAIARAIINQGRTIRIPVYVAELINKVMKTANSLQQELHREPSPDEVAEKVGMSPDRVQEMLRVAIEPLSLETPVGEKDNSSIGDFVPSQNMPTPSDVTWSLIRREEIDGILGRLTSRERDVVRLRFGLDDGRARTLEEVGTALNVTRERVRQIELRAMKKLRHIGQELAAQGFTITPSPN; the protein is encoded by the coding sequence GTGCGGACGCATAGCCGGCACAGCTATGTCGACGCCAATAAGCATATGCTCCTGGACGACCAGGAGCCCAACGCCGAAGAACTCTTGGAACTCGAAGAACTCGAGGAAGAAGAGGAAACGGAAGAGAAGCCGCCGGACGATTCCGAAGAGCTCGAGATGTGGATGCGGCAAACCCGCCGCGCCCACCTGCTCACGCCCGCCCAGGAAGAGCACCTCGCCAAGCGCGTCCAAGCCAAGGACCTCGCCGAAAGTGGCAAGTGGTCCAAGGTCGCCGAGCTCATGAACCTGGAGCGCGACCACGAATGGGACGACTGGGAGCGCAAGGAGGTCATGAAGCTTGGCACCCAGGCGAAGCAACAGCTCATCGAGAGCAACCTTCGCTTGGTCGTCTCGATCGCGAAGAAGTACAACGCCCGCGGCATCCCGCTCGCCGACCTCATCCAGGAGGGCAACCTCGGGCTCATCCGCGCCGTCGAGAAATTCGACTGGCGCAAGGGCTTCCGCTTCTCGACCTACGCCACCTGGTGGATCCGCCGGGCCATCGCCCGAGCGATCATCAACCAGGGCCGCACGATCCGCATCCCGGTCTATGTCGCCGAGCTGATCAACAAGGTGATGAAGACCGCGAACTCGCTGCAGCAGGAGCTGCACCGCGAGCCCTCGCCGGACGAAGTGGCCGAAAAGGTGGGCATGAGCCCGGACAGGGTGCAAGAGATGTTGCGCGTGGCCATCGAGCCACTGTCGCTCGAGACACCCGTGGGCGAGAAGGACAACTCCTCGATCGGCGACTTCGTCCCCTCGCAGAACATGCCGACCCCGTCCGACGTGACGTGGTCGCTGATTCGCCGCGAAGAGATCGACGGCATCCTCGGCCGCCTCACCTCGCGCGAACGCGACGTGGTCCGGTTGCGCTTCGGCCTCGACGACGGACGTGCGCGCACGCTCGAAGAAGTCGGCACCGCGCTCAACGTCACTCGCGAACGAGTTCGGCAGATCGAGTTGCGCGCCATGAAGAAGCTCCGCCACATCGGCCAAGAGCTGGCCGCGCAAGGCTTCACCATCACCCCGAGCCCCAACTAA
- a CDS encoding DNA polymerase III subunit alpha: protein MCTRPFVHLHNHTEYSLLDGATRIPQMVARAKEEGMPAIAITDHGVMFGCMEFYFECVKQGVKPILGMEAYVAPQGLRDRTANEEKQAYHLLLLARNEEGYKNLCRLHSIAALEGFYYKPRIDHEVLRSHAKGLIGSTTCIGSEVNQLLLASKYDEAQYRAGMYKEIFDEGCYFVELQDHGIDKQTQMNQGLLRIAHELNLPLVATNDSHFLCKTDNEPHDVLLCIGMGKLRSDESRIRFTGNEYLKTASEMAALFPDHPEAIENSLQIAELCELNITPSRNLMPEPDMPEGETPTSYLRKLAYEGLSSRLGKQGDNESERLEYELGVIEKTGFDAYFLLVKEFADFTRSESIAFGVRGSAAGSLVSYCLGITDVNPVEYDLTFERFLNPERVSMPDIDMDFEDARRDEVIRWVQEKYGADRVAQIVTFGTLGAKAAIKDAGRVMGFPPVETDKLCKLLPNRPGLTLQKALDEPSPDCGEDWIRFYSECSDFRSALGDAKLTGLVKTARTIEGLCRHSGVHAAGVVISKTPLADSVPLYRSSDGQPVTAYEMGILEKLGLLKMDFLGLSNLTVLSRTIQNIAQTHPQSPIALEGVSAIPFEDEATFAMLSKGDTVGVFQLESGGMRRNIVELKPQSVRELAAMVALYRPGPMDHIPSFVDNKFGRKQPVYLDPKMEPILAETYGIIVYQDQVLKLVQALAGFSLGKADILRRAMGKKDRLVMESMKEEFLKGCEANEIIQEVANEVWELLLPFAGYAFNKAHAVCYAILAYQTAYLKANFPVEYMAALLAVYSDKEDRVTSFIEDCRRQGIAVIAPNVTKSSLDFSVEHCETGYAIRFGLGAIKGVGEGLVNHIIADREENGEYTHFYEFADRVRPAGLNKLSLEALIKAGALSDIEPNRNKLLENLEGALAFADTAGRQRKEGQDSLFGGGGNEETSLEYPTLPEMPAPERSQVLQMEKDVMGIYVSDHPLRAVSRSLPFLASNTCAQITELEEHAKVKLAGVMTNVREIVTKARGEKMASLILEDLSGQATCVVFPATYAKFKDLISKDAIVRIMGTVSHRERPGGGGEKSVEVMVDAVEPLPVDINAAVVDDSVIGTVLIQIERATRKELESIKELVEQHPGDYEVVVQFGANRTGQPMFLLNRLDGAPETVAKLRRSISHGHVQVLRNRDQETVAREPVEEPSVALAR from the coding sequence ATGTGCACCCGCCCCTTCGTCCATCTGCACAACCATACTGAGTACTCCCTGCTCGACGGGGCCACCCGCATCCCTCAAATGGTTGCCCGTGCTAAAGAAGAAGGAATGCCGGCTATCGCCATCACCGACCATGGTGTTATGTTCGGATGTATGGAGTTTTATTTCGAGTGCGTTAAACAGGGCGTTAAGCCCATTCTGGGAATGGAAGCTTATGTCGCTCCCCAGGGCCTGAGGGATCGGACCGCTAATGAAGAAAAGCAGGCTTACCACCTCTTATTGCTTGCGCGCAATGAGGAAGGTTACAAGAACCTTTGTCGCCTTCATTCAATTGCAGCGTTGGAAGGTTTCTATTACAAACCACGCATAGACCATGAGGTCTTAAGGAGCCATGCTAAAGGGTTGATCGGTTCGACGACCTGCATCGGTAGCGAGGTCAACCAGCTTCTTTTGGCAAGTAAGTACGACGAGGCCCAGTATCGGGCTGGTATGTACAAGGAGATCTTTGACGAGGGTTGCTACTTCGTCGAGCTTCAGGACCACGGGATCGATAAACAGACCCAAATGAATCAAGGCTTGCTGCGCATAGCGCATGAGCTGAACCTGCCGCTTGTAGCCACTAACGATTCGCACTTTCTGTGCAAAACAGATAACGAACCGCACGATGTACTTTTGTGCATCGGTATGGGCAAGCTTCGCTCCGACGAATCGAGGATACGGTTTACCGGCAACGAGTATCTAAAGACGGCTAGTGAGATGGCCGCCTTGTTCCCCGATCATCCCGAGGCGATCGAAAACTCTCTGCAGATTGCCGAGCTTTGCGAGCTAAACATTACTCCGTCACGGAACCTTATGCCCGAGCCGGACATGCCGGAAGGCGAAACTCCGACGTCTTACCTACGAAAGCTCGCTTATGAAGGTTTATCATCGAGGCTCGGCAAGCAGGGGGACAATGAGTCTGAAAGGCTCGAATACGAACTCGGGGTCATCGAGAAGACCGGCTTCGACGCGTACTTTCTGCTTGTTAAAGAGTTCGCGGATTTCACGCGTTCAGAAAGTATCGCGTTCGGTGTAAGAGGATCTGCCGCAGGCTCACTTGTAAGTTATTGCCTCGGTATTACGGATGTCAACCCGGTTGAGTATGACTTAACGTTTGAGCGCTTCCTCAACCCTGAGCGCGTGTCTATGCCGGATATAGACATGGACTTCGAAGACGCACGCCGGGACGAAGTCATCCGCTGGGTCCAGGAGAAATATGGGGCAGACCGGGTCGCGCAGATCGTGACATTTGGGACGCTCGGCGCAAAGGCTGCAATCAAAGATGCGGGGCGTGTGATGGGGTTTCCGCCTGTGGAGACCGATAAACTTTGCAAGCTTCTACCCAACCGCCCGGGCTTGACTTTGCAAAAAGCTCTGGACGAACCTTCCCCAGATTGCGGCGAAGATTGGATCCGCTTCTATTCCGAATGTTCCGATTTTAGGTCTGCGCTTGGAGACGCCAAACTGACCGGATTGGTGAAGACTGCAAGGACTATCGAGGGCCTCTGCAGGCACTCCGGCGTCCACGCCGCAGGGGTCGTCATTTCCAAGACTCCATTGGCGGATAGTGTCCCGCTTTATCGCTCAAGTGATGGTCAGCCGGTTACGGCCTACGAGATGGGAATCCTTGAGAAGCTAGGCCTTCTGAAGATGGACTTCCTGGGCTTGAGCAACTTGACGGTCTTGTCAAGGACTATCCAGAACATTGCGCAGACGCATCCTCAAAGCCCCATTGCTTTGGAAGGGGTTTCAGCGATCCCCTTCGAAGATGAAGCGACATTCGCGATGCTCTCTAAAGGTGACACGGTCGGAGTGTTCCAGCTAGAGTCGGGCGGGATGCGCCGGAACATTGTCGAGCTTAAGCCACAAAGCGTTCGAGAACTTGCGGCCATGGTCGCACTTTATCGGCCCGGTCCGATGGATCACATTCCAAGCTTTGTCGACAACAAGTTCGGCAGAAAGCAACCGGTCTATTTGGATCCAAAGATGGAGCCCATCCTGGCCGAGACCTACGGGATCATCGTCTATCAGGACCAAGTCCTCAAACTCGTTCAAGCGTTAGCGGGATTCTCGCTCGGTAAAGCCGACATTCTCAGGCGAGCGATGGGCAAGAAGGATAGGCTCGTCATGGAGTCTATGAAGGAAGAGTTTCTCAAGGGTTGCGAAGCTAACGAGATTATCCAAGAGGTAGCGAACGAAGTTTGGGAGCTTCTTCTGCCTTTTGCCGGTTACGCGTTCAACAAGGCCCACGCGGTTTGCTACGCTATACTCGCATACCAGACGGCTTACCTTAAAGCCAATTTCCCGGTGGAGTATATGGCGGCTCTGCTCGCCGTCTATAGTGACAAGGAAGACCGGGTCACGAGCTTTATCGAAGATTGCCGCAGGCAAGGAATCGCCGTGATCGCTCCGAATGTGACGAAGAGCTCCCTCGATTTTTCCGTGGAGCATTGCGAAACTGGTTACGCAATACGCTTCGGGCTTGGTGCCATAAAGGGCGTCGGAGAGGGACTTGTCAACCACATCATTGCCGACCGCGAGGAAAACGGCGAATACACCCACTTTTATGAGTTTGCGGACCGGGTAAGGCCGGCTGGACTTAACAAGCTTTCCTTGGAGGCGCTTATCAAGGCGGGGGCACTTTCGGACATCGAGCCCAACCGGAACAAGTTGCTGGAGAACCTGGAGGGGGCGCTGGCCTTCGCGGACACGGCCGGGCGACAACGCAAAGAAGGGCAAGACTCACTTTTTGGCGGGGGCGGAAACGAAGAGACTTCTTTGGAATACCCGACCCTCCCAGAGATGCCGGCGCCAGAAAGGTCGCAAGTTCTGCAGATGGAGAAGGACGTCATGGGGATCTACGTTTCGGACCACCCGCTGCGAGCTGTGAGCCGCTCCCTTCCCTTCCTCGCCTCCAACACTTGCGCGCAGATCACTGAACTTGAAGAGCATGCGAAGGTCAAACTGGCTGGCGTCATGACGAACGTCAGAGAGATCGTGACCAAAGCGCGCGGCGAGAAAATGGCGAGCCTTATCCTGGAAGACCTTTCTGGACAAGCTACCTGTGTCGTCTTCCCGGCCACTTACGCAAAATTCAAAGACCTCATTTCTAAGGACGCTATCGTCCGTATAATGGGTACGGTCTCGCACCGAGAACGACCGGGCGGGGGTGGTGAGAAGTCGGTCGAAGTCATGGTTGACGCGGTCGAACCTTTGCCTGTCGATATTAATGCGGCGGTCGTCGACGATTCCGTGATCGGCACCGTGCTCATCCAAATCGAAAGGGCCACGCGAAAGGAGCTTGAGTCCATCAAAGAGTTGGTCGAACAACACCCCGGAGACTACGAAGTCGTTGTGCAGTTCGGAGCCAACCGCACCGGGCAACCCATGTTCCTTTTGAACCGGCTGGACGGGGCGCCGGAGACGGTGGCGAAGCTGCGGAGGTCGATCAGCCACGGCCACGTCCAGGTCCTGCGCAACCGGGACCAAGAGACCGTTGCCCGCGAGCCTGTTGAGGAACCCTCAGTCGCCCTGGCACGTTAA
- a CDS encoding cysteine desulfurase: MPLDRSRYFDNAATTPLDPRVVAEMLPYLEEDFGNANSIHEWGRRAREGVELARERVAKLFGGSPDEIFFTSGATEANNWILSSFKSVAVSPFEHSSVWEAGIAKGFDVLDNEGYRLYGPRQSTDLLSVMVVCNESGAILELPEVGETTPSRVHRDATQALGKVPLNLADMDYASASAHKLYGPKGIGCLYVRDARPLPPMLFGGEQESGMRGGTLNVPAIVGFGAACAIALDQFEEDRAHAQELRQAFVAKLQGTSDWKSNCHDNNSPFILCLSFLGVQGETLVVEMDAAGFAISSGSACSSHSSEPSHFLESLGLPSRWSRGTVRIGFGRFNTLDQAERLATSLVSSVESLRALAK; encoded by the coding sequence ATGCCCCTCGACCGCTCGCGCTACTTCGATAACGCGGCGACGACCCCGCTCGACCCCAGAGTCGTGGCCGAGATGCTTCCCTACCTTGAGGAAGACTTCGGCAATGCCAACTCCATTCATGAATGGGGACGGCGGGCCCGCGAGGGGGTGGAACTCGCCCGCGAGCGGGTGGCCAAGCTCTTCGGCGGGAGCCCGGACGAAATCTTCTTCACGAGCGGCGCGACGGAGGCCAACAACTGGATCCTGAGCTCGTTTAAATCCGTAGCCGTCAGCCCCTTCGAGCACAGTTCGGTCTGGGAGGCAGGCATCGCCAAGGGCTTCGACGTGCTGGACAACGAGGGATACCGGCTGTATGGCCCGCGCCAGAGCACGGACCTTTTGAGCGTGATGGTGGTCTGCAACGAGTCGGGCGCGATCTTGGAACTGCCCGAGGTGGGGGAGACGACGCCCAGCCGGGTGCACCGCGATGCCACCCAGGCGCTCGGCAAGGTGCCGCTCAACCTTGCCGACATGGATTACGCCAGCGCCTCGGCCCACAAGCTTTATGGCCCGAAAGGCATCGGTTGCCTCTACGTCCGCGACGCACGCCCCCTGCCCCCGATGCTCTTCGGCGGCGAGCAGGAGAGCGGCATGCGGGGCGGGACGCTGAACGTGCCTGCGATCGTCGGATTCGGGGCCGCGTGCGCTATCGCGCTGGACCAGTTCGAGGAAGACCGGGCCCACGCCCAGGAGCTTCGCCAGGCCTTCGTCGCCAAGCTCCAGGGGACGAGCGACTGGAAGTCGAACTGCCACGACAACAACTCGCCGTTTATCCTGTGCCTCTCCTTCCTGGGCGTTCAGGGTGAGACTCTGGTGGTGGAGATGGACGCGGCCGGCTTCGCCATCAGCAGCGGCTCCGCGTGCAGCTCGCATTCCAGCGAGCCAAGCCACTTCCTGGAGTCTCTGGGATTGCCAAGCCGGTGGTCGCGGGGCACAGTCCGAATCGGTTTTGGCCGGTTCAATACGCTGGACCAGGCCGAAAGGCTGGCGACTTCCCTGGTTTCGAGCGTAGAGAGCCTCAGGGCTCTAGCCAAGTGA
- the sucD gene encoding succinate--CoA ligase subunit alpha, with protein MGVLIGKDTRVVVAGITGKEGSFHTEQMIDYGTKVVAGVTPGKGGTEIHGVPVFDTMREAVDKTGCDASVVFVPAPFAADSVLEAEAAGIPLAVLITEGVPVLDSMRLVNRLRQNGTTRLVGGNCAGLITAGECKMGIMPGYIFTPGPIGLVSRSGTLTYEVVWELTRAGLGQTTCIGIGGDPVPGTRFVDSLEMFEADPETKAVVMIGEIGGTDEEAGADFIKHHMKKPVVSFISGRTAPPGKRMGHAGAIVSGGLGTAQSKVDALLAAGAKVADKTSQVADLVKQVLSVVAV; from the coding sequence TTGGGCGTTCTGATCGGCAAAGACACGCGCGTCGTCGTCGCGGGAATCACGGGGAAAGAAGGCAGCTTCCACACGGAGCAGATGATCGACTACGGCACGAAGGTCGTAGCAGGCGTGACCCCCGGAAAAGGCGGTACCGAGATCCACGGCGTGCCCGTGTTCGACACGATGAGGGAAGCGGTCGACAAGACGGGGTGCGACGCCAGCGTCGTCTTCGTCCCTGCCCCCTTCGCGGCCGACTCCGTGCTGGAGGCCGAAGCGGCGGGCATTCCGCTGGCCGTGCTCATCACCGAAGGCGTTCCCGTGCTGGACTCCATGCGCCTCGTCAACCGGCTGCGGCAGAACGGCACCACCCGACTCGTCGGCGGCAACTGCGCGGGCCTCATCACGGCGGGCGAGTGCAAGATGGGCATCATGCCCGGCTACATCTTTACGCCGGGGCCGATCGGACTCGTCTCGCGCTCCGGCACGCTCACTTACGAAGTGGTCTGGGAACTGACCCGCGCCGGGCTCGGCCAGACGACTTGCATCGGCATCGGCGGCGACCCCGTGCCGGGGACCCGCTTCGTCGATTCGCTGGAGATGTTCGAGGCGGACCCCGAGACGAAGGCGGTCGTGATGATCGGCGAGATCGGCGGCACGGACGAAGAGGCGGGAGCGGACTTCATCAAGCACCACATGAAGAAGCCCGTCGTCAGCTTCATCAGCGGCCGAACGGCGCCTCCCGGCAAGCGTATGGGCCACGCCGGCGCGATCGTCAGCGGCGGGCTCGGCACGGCCCAGTCGAAGGTGGACGCCCTGCTGGCGGCGGGGGCCAAGGTCGCCGACAAGACCAGCCAGGTCGCCGACCTCGTGAAGCAAGTCCTGAGCGTGGTCGCGGTCTAA